A genomic segment from Nicotiana sylvestris chromosome 1, ASM39365v2, whole genome shotgun sequence encodes:
- the LOC104229404 gene encoding probable xyloglucan endotransglucosylase/hydrolase protein 10, giving the protein MNNFSTLVFFVTAFIYLFHISLASIVSTGDFNKDFPVITWSPNHVNTSADGHTRSLIFDKESGSGIASNDTYLFGQFDMKIKLIPGNSAGTVVAFYLTSYQPNRDEVDFEFLGNVPGKPYTLQTNVYVDGLDDREQRINLWFDPTQDFHTYSILWNLHQIVFMVDRVPIRTYRNHADKGAKYPRWQPMGLQLSIWNGETWATDGGKTKIDWSKAPFIASLGDYTIDACVWKGNARFCRGESENNWWNKEKFSTLTWTQRRLFKWVRKYHLTYDYCMDNQRFQNNLPIECSLPKY; this is encoded by the exons ATGAATAACTTCTCTACACTTGTTTTCTTTGTCActgcttttatttatttgtttcataTTTCATTAGCTTCCATAGTTTCAACAGGAGATTTCAATAAGGATTTTCCCGTCATCACTTGGTCCCCTAACCATGTAAATACTTCTGCAGATGGCCATACAAGAAGCTTGATATTTGATAAGGAATCTG GTTCAGGGATTGCTTCAAATGATACGTACTTGTTTGGTCAATTCGACATGAAAATTAAGTTGATACCAGGAAATTCCGCAGGCACGGTCGTGGCATTTTAT TTAACTTCGTATCAACCAAATCGCGACGAGGTAGATTTTGAGTTTCTGGGAAATGTTCCTGGGAAACCTTATACTCTTCAAACGAATGTATATGTCGATGGGTTGGACGATAGAGAACAGAGAATCAACTTGTGGTTTGATCCAACACAAGACTTCCACACTTATTCTATTTTGTGGAACCTTCACCAAATTGT GTTTATGGTTGATCGGGTACCTATTAGAACGTACAGAAACCATGCAGATAAAGGAGCTAAATATCCTCGTTGGCAACCAATGGGACTCCAACTTAGCATATGGAATGGAGAAACATGGGCAACAGATGGTGGAAAAACAAAAATTGACTGGTCAAAAGCACCCTTTATAGCCTCTTTAGGAGATTACACAATTGATGCTTGCGTTTGGAAAGGAAATGCAAGATTTTGCAGAGGAGAAAGTGAAAATAATTGGTGGAATAAGGAGAAATTCAGCACTTTGACATGGACTCAAAGAAGGTTGTTCAAATGGGTTAGAAAATATCATTTGACATATGATTATTGCATGGACAATCAACGGTTTCAAAATAATCTTCCCATAGAGTGCTCTCTCCCAAAGTATTAA